The nucleotide sequence AAAATGTTTATTGGGCTATTTGATGCAGAGTACGCATTAATCATGGCTGCCTCAGTTGTTTCTGTTCTTCCTGTTGCTTTTATATTTTTAGCGATGCAAAAATATTTTGTAGAAGGGATCGCTTCATCAGGAATGAAGGAATAGGAGGTGATTATGAAAGAGCAGCGTTTTGACAAAAATGTTTATATGGAATTCTTTTATTGGTTGTATCAATCATTGGCAAGTAGCCTTTGTTTTTGGTGTGTCAATATCTTGTATATAGCAGCTGCGTTCCTTTTGTCGATAGATGGAAGGAATGTCTTTTCCTTTATTTTTTCTTTACTTTTTATTGGTCCAGGTTGCATCGTGATGATAGGTATGACAGAAGAATTAGCAAAAGAAAAAAGTTTTTCACCAGTACGTTTGTTCATAAAGACGTTTCGCCAATTTTGGCTAAAGGGATTTTTTTATTGGCTATTTGCTTGGATAGTTAGTGTGATAATGATTTTTGATTGTTTCTTTTTTATACGTTTTTCTTATGGAAAATGGTTGATTCCGTTGTTTGTTTTACTTGCTTGTTTATCAGTTTCCTTTAGCATCAACTGCTGGTATTTTCAGGTGAGAAATCCAGCGTCGAAACCAAATCAAGTTCTACGGATAGCGTTCTACTATACGTTGAAAAAATGGTATGTGAGTTTACTAGATTTTTTACTATTGACAAGTTTGTTTCTCTTCTTTTTCGTAAAGCCCCAATGGTGTATTCTACTAGGTCCTTCTATCGTATTTGGTTTGATTTACTTCAACAATCGTAAATTGATGAGAACTATGGATCTGTAGACTTTATAAATTGAAACTTTCAATTAAGAATGACAGTTTTTTATGTAAAAACTGTCATTCTTTTTCATTTTTTGAAACATATGGCTAAACAAATGAAATAAAACATGCTATACTTTTGAATGAAACAGGTTTAGAAACTGTATCACTTATTTGTGATTATTTCTAACTAATAATTAAAAATAAAGCATAAAAAGGACGATGTTCAATGGCTAAAAAAATGAAACAAGGTTCGAAATCTGTAGTAGAAAGTTTGATTAATCATCATGTTGATTATGTATTCGGTATACCAGGTGCAAAAATCGATGGTGTATTTAATGAATTAGAGGATCAAGGTCCTGAATTAATCGTGACTCGTCACGAACAAAATGCTGCATTTATGGCACAAGCAATCGGACGTATTACAGGAGAGCCAGGAGTAGTTATCGCAACAAGTGGTCCTGGTGCTAGTAACTTAGCTACAGGTTTGGTAACAGCGACAGCAGAAGGTGACCCAGTTTTAGCAATTGCCGGACAAGTAAAACGAAGCGATCTATTGAAGTTGACCCATCAAAGCATGGATAATGCAGCACTGTTCCAGCCAATCACAAAATACAGTGCAGAAATCCAAGATCCAGAAACAATTTCAGAAGTGATTGCCAATGCTTATCGTATGGCTAAGAGTTCAAAAAAAGGCGCGAGCTTTATCAGTATCCCGCAAGATGTAGTGGATGCACCTGTCCAAGGTAATGTCATCAAGCCATTGAGCGATCCTAAATTAGGTTCTGCTTCTGCAGATGATATCCGTTACCTAGCTGAACGCATTAGAGAAGCAAAACTACCGGTACTATTAGTAGGTATGCGAGGATCAAGTGAAAAAGAAACGTTAGCCATCAGGCAATTAGTTGAAAAGACAGCATTGCCTGTTGTAGAGACATTCCAAGCAGCTGGAGTGATCTCACGTGAATTAGAAGCGCATTTCTTTGGTCGTGTGGGTTTATTTAGAAACCAACCAGGAGATATGCTTTTGAAACGAAGTGATCTAGTTATTGCAATTGGCTATGATCCAATCGAATATGAAGCAAGAAACTGGAATGCGGAAAAAGATGCGCGGATCATTGTGATCGATGAAGCGCCAGCTGAAATCGATCCTTTTATGCAGCCTGAAAGAGAATTGATCGGTGATATCTCAGCCACTCTTGATTTATTGACAGGTTCATTAGAGCCTCAACAAGTGTCAGAAGATGCAAAAGAATATTTAGCATCTCTTCAAGCAAAATTAACGGAGCGGGACATTGTTCAATCAAAAGGAGAAGCAGGTATCTTGCATCCTTTAGAAGTTATTAACACGCTTCAGTCAAAAGTAACAGATGATATGACTGTTACCGTAGATGTAGGTAGTCATTATATTTGGATGGCACGCCACTTTAGAAGTTATGAACCTCGTCATTTGTTATTCAGTAATGGTATGCAAACGCTTGGTGTTGCATTGCCATGGGCGATTTCTGCTGCATTGGTGCGTCCAAATACACAAATCGTATCAGTTTCCGGCGATGGGGGATTTTTATTCTCTGCCCAGGATTTAGAAACGGCGGTACGTAAAAAATTGAATATCGTTCATTTGATTTGGAATGATGGACACTACAATATGGTAGAGTTCCAAGAAAAAATGAAATATCAGCGGGCGTCAGGTGTAGACTTTGGTCCAGTTGATTTTGTGAAATATGCAGAAGCTTTTGGCGCTAAAGGAATCCGAGCTACAAGTGTAGAGGAATTAGAAAAAGCTTTAGAAGAAGGATTTGCGACAGAAGGACCCGTAATTATTGATATTCCGATTGATTACCGTGATAATGAGAAATTGGGAGAAACAATCTTACCAGATCAATTCTATTAAGGAAGTGTCGACATGACTGAAAAAATCTTATACCAGCACGGGACATTAGGAGCTTTGATGGCCGGCTTGATGGATGGAACAGAAACGATTGCTCATATATTAGAAAAAGGAACTCTGGGATTGGGAACATTGCATGGGCTTGATGGTGAAGTCATCTTTTTAGATGGCGTAGCTTATCAAGGAAGATCAGATGGCTCAGTTGCCCAATTAGATGGAAGTGAACTTACCCCCTATGCAGCAATTACAGATTTTACGCCAGATACTAGTTTTTCTGTCTCAAAAACTGCAGATGGAGAACAATTGAAAAAAGACATATTAGTAAGAGAAGCCGGGGAAAACCTATTTTTGGCAGTGAAGATAACTGGATTATTCAAAAATATGCACATCCGTATCATGCCGAAGCAAGAAAAACCTTACAGAAGACTAGCAAAAATTTCAGAGTCTCAACCAGAATTCCAACAAAGCAATGTCCAAGGAACATTAGTCGGGTTCTTTACGCCTGAATTATTCCAAGGAGTTGCTGCAGCGGGATTTCACCTGCATTTTATCGATGATACACATACATTTGGCGGACATGTAATGGATTTTGAAGTGGCTGAAGGAAAAGTTGAGATTAGCCGCATCTCGTCCCTTGTACAGCATTTTCCAGTTGATGATCCGACTTTTGTTCACGAAACGATTGATTATGCTGATTTAGCAGCAGAAATCCAACAAGCAGAATAGAAAAAGACAGCGAGATGCGTTCAAGGTGATTAACCTGACGTATCTCGTTTTTTTGAGGAGAAAACCTAGCGTTTACAAAAAAACTGAGCTATAATCTTCTCCATAGATCAAAAAGGAGCGGTTTTTATCATGTGGACAGAAAAACAGAAAAAAGATGCATACGAAATTTTATTATTACAGCAACAAGGATTATTAGAAGCAGAAGATAACTGGTTAGCAAATTTAGCAAATTCATCTGCATTGTTGAATGAGACTTTGCCTGAGACTGTCTTTGCAGGATATTATTTATTCGATGGTAATGAATTGATTTTAGGACCGTTCCAAGGGCGAGTTTCTTGCACACGTATCAAGATGGGAAAAGGAGTTTGTGGAGAATCAGCTGAAAAACAAGAAACATTGATCGTTGATGATGTCAAAACCCATGCAAATTACATTTCCTGCGATTCAGCCGCACAATCAGAAATCGTAGTGCCAATGGTAAAAGAAGGTAATTTAATCGGTGTTTTAGATATCGATTGCGGAGTAACGAAAGGGTATGATGAAATCGATCAAGCATTTCTAGAAAAATATGTAGATCTTTTATTATCAAATTTTAATATAAATGCTTTTTCATTTATTAATAACTAAAATCGTCTATTGAAACAAAAAAGAAGAGAAATCAAGAATAAAAAGAGCCGGAAAGACAGTGGGCATTTCTGTTTTTCGGTTTTTTTATTTTTTTATAAAATCACAAGTGTTATTGATTTTCATAATCATATTTTAATGTTATTATCATTTTAAATAATGAAAAAACATTAAGGATGGATGAAATATGAATAACGAAACTATCATTTTAGGAAAAAAATATATTTGCCAACCTATTGGCTTGAAACAAAAAGTGGTTGGAGAAGTAATCAGTAAATTAGAAAATTGTGTTGTGATCTGCGTAGACGAATATCATGACGTCGATCGCAATGAAATATTAGAAAAATGCGGAAAAGTAGTGGCAAAATATACTCACGTTTATGAGTTGGAAACAACAGAATATCTATATAACTATAGCAACAAATATGAACATACTTTAGTTTCATAAAGATTTAAATAAAGTGCCTTCAAAAGCGAGAAGACCAAGCTTTTGAAGGCACTTTATTTAGTTGGCAGTGATTGTTCATGATTTTTGATTTATTCAAAAGGTTTGCCTAGAGAATCTGTCTCTGTAACGAGGCCTGGTGGAGAAACTCGATAAAAACCTATACTGCCAGAACTGTCCTATTTTCGGATAGACAAACTAGTAGTTTTAAAAAGATCATCCGATCCAATCATTTCAAAAAATGCAAAACTGATATCAGGATCATTTAGCTCAGGCTTGTTATCGTAAAGCATTTATAAAGGTTGCATTTAGTTAGGAGTAAACGCGAAACTATCATCATTATTTGCTGAAGAAGATGAAGAAGCTAATTCAGAGTTTGTTTGAAATAAAGGAGACGTGCTGACAGTTTCTTTACCCTGTTTTTTGCAGAGGTAGAAACTTTTATATCGGAAGTTTCTACCGGAGAATTTTTCTCATTTGTAGAAATTGTTGAATCGATACTATTCGAAATTTGCGTATCTGAAGGTATGTTCTTTGATGCAGAAGTCCCACAAGCAGTAAGTAACAATAAATTTGATAAACTGATAAACAGAATTCTTTTCATTATGTACACACTCCTTATAGTATCGTTTAGCATACACCTATGCTCAGTATTAGGCAAAATCAATGCAAAACTATCAAGTCTTTTATAGTATCTATTAGTCTTAGTAATACATATATGGAGAGGGTGATATCCCAGTTCAAACCAGATACATTGGTTACCATCTGTATTAACGATTATGCCTCTAAACGCTTTTTTTATGAAAAAATTTATAAGTGAAAACGTAGGTATGATATTATCTAGAGGTCATTTTTTTGGGTATTTAAATAGTTGCTAGGAGGATAGCTTTTGGATTTTTACAGTAATTTTATCTTAATAATAGCAATATTATTACTTCTAAATATTTGGTTTTTTGATAAGAGTAGAAATGCAGGGATAGGTTTTAGAACCAAACGAAGTACGTCTTCTGAAAAAAAGTGGGTATATTCACAGACTATTTTTTACGGAGGGGTTATTTCAATCAGTTTACTTTCTTCAACACTTTATTCTTTTAATGTTATAGACGTTTCCATGTCAAATTTTATATCTATTATTGGAATCCTTATTTCTGCAATTATTACACAACTACTTCTTGTGTTTGAAGAGAAGTCAAAAAATAATTAAAGCAATTATGCCTTTTAGTACAGGAATTATTACTTCTTACAAATGTATAGCGAATGTGAAGCCTGCTGTTTTAATTGTTCTAGAAAAACTTTTGAGTGAACAATTATTTTATGTTAGGATGAATTAATTTCTCTAGAGTTTATAATTCGCCGTTTGTATAATTAAGCGAGACAAATAAAAAAGCCATTTATGTTACACTCAAATTGTAATACCCGCTAAAGCATACAAGGAGAGTGAACATAAATGACTTATACCCATCTTACACCAAACGAGCTTGTAATGATAGAAGCATATTTTCATCAAGAAACTCCGGTTGCTATCGTTGCGAAGCAGCTTAAACGTGGACGCCAAACAATTTACAATGTCTATAACTTTCTCAAATGTGGTGGAACAGCACTTGAATACTTTGAACAATACAAAGAAAATAAGCGACGTTGTGGGAGAACCGAAATCATTTTTCCTGCTGAGGAAAAAGAATACATTGAAAAAAGATCAACTGAAGGTTGGACCCCAGACGTCATTATTGGCCGTGCAGAGCGAACCTTCTCTTGTTCAGTAAGTACCCTCTATCGCCGGTTTAAGACGGGAGAATTCAATGTTTTACATTTACCGATGCAAGGAAAACGAAAACCAAATGGTTATAAGGAAAAACGTGGAAAACAGGCATTCAAAAGAAATATTTCTGAACGTAAAAAAGATTATGTCGTTTTCGAAGAAGAA is from Enterococcus faecium and encodes:
- a CDS encoding DUF624 domain-containing protein; this translates as MKEQRFDKNVYMEFFYWLYQSLASSLCFWCVNILYIAAAFLLSIDGRNVFSFIFSLLFIGPGCIVMIGMTEELAKEKSFSPVRLFIKTFRQFWLKGFFYWLFAWIVSVIMIFDCFFFIRFSYGKWLIPLFVLLACLSVSFSINCWYFQVRNPASKPNQVLRIAFYYTLKKWYVSLLDFLLLTSLFLFFFVKPQWCILLGPSIVFGLIYFNNRKLMRTMDL
- the alsS gene encoding acetolactate synthase AlsS, with protein sequence MAKKMKQGSKSVVESLINHHVDYVFGIPGAKIDGVFNELEDQGPELIVTRHEQNAAFMAQAIGRITGEPGVVIATSGPGASNLATGLVTATAEGDPVLAIAGQVKRSDLLKLTHQSMDNAALFQPITKYSAEIQDPETISEVIANAYRMAKSSKKGASFISIPQDVVDAPVQGNVIKPLSDPKLGSASADDIRYLAERIREAKLPVLLVGMRGSSEKETLAIRQLVEKTALPVVETFQAAGVISRELEAHFFGRVGLFRNQPGDMLLKRSDLVIAIGYDPIEYEARNWNAEKDARIIVIDEAPAEIDPFMQPERELIGDISATLDLLTGSLEPQQVSEDAKEYLASLQAKLTERDIVQSKGEAGILHPLEVINTLQSKVTDDMTVTVDVGSHYIWMARHFRSYEPRHLLFSNGMQTLGVALPWAISAALVRPNTQIVSVSGDGGFLFSAQDLETAVRKKLNIVHLIWNDGHYNMVEFQEKMKYQRASGVDFGPVDFVKYAEAFGAKGIRATSVEELEKALEEGFATEGPVIIDIPIDYRDNEKLGETILPDQFY
- the budA gene encoding acetolactate decarboxylase, which gives rise to MTEKILYQHGTLGALMAGLMDGTETIAHILEKGTLGLGTLHGLDGEVIFLDGVAYQGRSDGSVAQLDGSELTPYAAITDFTPDTSFSVSKTADGEQLKKDILVREAGENLFLAVKITGLFKNMHIRIMPKQEKPYRRLAKISESQPEFQQSNVQGTLVGFFTPELFQGVAAAGFHLHFIDDTHTFGGHVMDFEVAEGKVEISRISSLVQHFPVDDPTFVHETIDYADLAAEIQQAE
- a CDS encoding GAF domain-containing protein, with protein sequence MWTEKQKKDAYEILLLQQQGLLEAEDNWLANLANSSALLNETLPETVFAGYYLFDGNELILGPFQGRVSCTRIKMGKGVCGESAEKQETLIVDDVKTHANYISCDSAAQSEIVVPMVKEGNLIGVLDIDCGVTKGYDEIDQAFLEKYVDLLLSNFNINAFSFINN
- a CDS encoding IS30 family transposase; the protein is MTYTHLTPNELVMIEAYFHQETPVAIVAKQLKRGRQTIYNVYNFLKCGGTALEYFEQYKENKRRCGRTEIIFPAEEKEYIEKRSTEGWTPDVIIGRAERTFSCSVSTLYRRFKTGEFNVLHLPMQGKRKPNGYKEKRGKQAFKRNISERKKDYVVFEEEFGHLEGDTIVGIHHKSAVITLVERLSKAIIALKPEGRKAVDIENSINEWLQSVPKNLFKSITFDCGKEFSNWKSISNTNDIDIYFADPGTPSQRGLNEHSNGLLRKDGLPKEMEFNQVNQGFISSVASKRNHIPRKSLNYQTPLEVFLSYVNGKFCLA